In Candidatus Methylomirabilis sp., the genomic stretch TCGGGAGACCCTTGACCTTGAAGCGAGACCGTTGGCAGGTGATTTCCGCGTTGAGCTCCTCTTGGACTCGGAGCTCCACGGGGGCCTCGGGAAGCTCCCGGATGATCTCGTAGAGCTTCTTGGCAGAGAGGGCGATCGCCCCGGGCGTGAGAATCTCGGCGGGGATCGCGCTCCGGATTCCCACGTCCAGATCGGTGCCGAAGACGCTCAGTCCGGTCTCGCCCGCCTCGAGGAGGAGGTGGGAAAGAATCGGGAGCGTCTTTTTCGTCTCCACCACCCCCTGAACCTGAGCGAGGATGGAGAGGAAGTCTCCCCGCTGAACTCGAATGTGCATCATGAAGCGCTCGCCTCCCTCATCCACGTTCCACCCAACTCCACTCCCCCGATTTCATCAATCAGAAGGAACAAAGGCGTAGTACGAGAAGGGCTGTGTATTCCGTGCAGAACAAGGGACCGCCGCGCCACCGTTCACCTCGAGACGCCTGATAAGCTGTGCGCCCGCGGCCGGCATAGCGTCGGGGCACTGTGGATTCGCGGCGCGTGCTGGATCGGCCGCACGAAACCTACGACACCAGACGGTCCGCCCGGAGCCTTGTCCACAGGATCGCGGACCGTCGCACGAGAACACCCCGAGCGTGAGCGGCGAAGCCGAGGCGCTGGCGACCTAACTCCGCGAAAAATCCGGGCGGGAGCGACCGCCAGTTACGCACACCCTTATCCACATCTGTGGATAACGATCTTTTACGTTTATAATCATGATGTTATAATAGTATCGCCCTGGCGCCTAGCCACCGCCGCCACGCGAGACAGCGCTAGAGATTTCACGCACTTCGAACCAAGACATTAATTGGATAGAATAGCACAGGCGCCGAGCGCGTGGCAAAAGGATTTTTCCCGCGGCGCCGAGCTTTGCGCTTGACAGTACCGCAGGCCGCCGCTAACGTGACCCGCTGCCGCGCAAGTGGTGACAGCTCCCTCCGGCGAGAGTCTCGAGAGTGCAATGAAGCGAACCTATCAGCCAAATCGGAGCAAGCGGAAACGCACGCACGGGTTCCGAGAGCGAATGAGGACCCCCGCGGGGCGGAACGTGCTGAAGCGGCGGCGGGCCAAGGGGCGGCGGCGCCTGGCCGTCTGACACCCGGGGAGCGGGGGCGGGAACGGTTCCCGCGGGCGGCGCGGGTCCTCAAGGCGGCGGATTTCAGTCGCGCGCTGAGGGCCGGCCGACGGCTGAGCTCGGGCCCCTTCGTCCTCCATGTCGCCGCCTCGGGGCGGGGGGACGTTCGCCTGGGCCTGAACGTCAGTCGGCGGGCCGGGACCGCCGTCGTCCGGAATCGGATCAAGCGATCGCTTCGCGAGCACTTCCGCCGACACCGCAACAGCTTCCCCCCCGGGACCGTTCTCGTCGTCGTGGTCACCCGCGATCTCAGTGCCCTGACCGGCGTCACCCTTCGGCGGGCGGTTGCGGAGGCCTTCCGAGCCGCTGTGGCCGCGGGCCCGGCGGGAGGAAGAAGGGAGGGAGGCGGGTGAGCCGCCTTCCCGCTCGAGTAGCGGCCTGGCTCATTGCCCTCTACCAGGCCTGGATCTCGCCGGCGCTGCCGCCGGCGTGTCGCTTCCTGCCCACCTGCTCGGCGTACGCCCGAGAGGCGATCGGGCGGTACGGGCTCTGGTGGGGGGGATGGCTCGCCCTGCGGCGGTTCCTGCGCTGCCACCCTCTCGGCGCCTCCGGGTTCGACCCCGTCCCCTCGCGACGCATCGGGCGCGCGCGGTAACGCCGAGCGCTCCGGAAGGAGGCCCTCCGTGGGCGACATGGAGAAGCGCGCCCTCCTGGCGAGCGCCCTCGCGATCCTGATCCTGATCGCCTGGCAGGTCTTCTTCGCGCCCGGGCCCCCGCGCCCGAAAGGGGAGAAGTCCGCGGAGGCCCCGGCGGCACTACCGGCGACGGGGCTCAAGCCCGCCGCCCCCGCGCCTCCCCGCCGCCCCCCGGTCGCCGTACGGCAGCCCCAGCGTGAGGAGCAGATCCGGCTCGAAACCGATCTCCTGCAGATCACCCTGACCAACCAGGGCGGGGCCGTGCTGAGCTGGCGCATCAGACAATACACCGATGAGGCCGGCCAGCCGCTCGACCTGGCCCCGGCCCGCGCGCCCGGGGAACCCCCACTTTCCCTTGCGGCGTGGGTGGAGGGGGGCCAGGGACCCGACCAGCTGCTCGAGGTGGTGAGTCGCCCGAGCGGGGTGCCCGGGGAGCCCCAGACGGTCCTCTTCCGAACCGCCGAGGGGGGCGGGCTCATCCTCGAGAAGCGACTCACCGTTCACCCGGGGAAGTATCAGGTGGATCTCGACCTGCGGCTGATCAATACGGGCGCAGGGGCGACGACCCCGAACCTGCGGGTCGCGTGGGGACCCGGCTTCCGGGGCACGGCAAAGGATGGGGCGACGCAGCGGGGCCAGGCGGTCGCCCTGGTGGGAGGCAAGCGCGTGACGGAGGACGTCACGAAAGTGAATGGGGAGGTGGAGCACAAGGGGGAGGTGGCCTGGGTGGCCGTTCAGGACACCTACTTCGCCGCGGCGCTGGTCCCGGTGGGGGGAAGCGCGGCGGCGGTCTTCCAGAAGGGGGTCGGGGACCGACCGGTGGCGGCGCTCCGTTTCGCCGGGACGGCGCTGCCGGCGGGAGCCGAGCGGACCCTGGCGGTGCACGTTTTCGGGGGACCCAAAGAGGTGGAGCGGCTGCGGGACCTCGGGCAGGACCTGGACCGGCTAGTGGATCTGGGCTGGTTCGACTTCCTGGCCCGCCCGGCTCTCTACCTGATGAAGTTCCTGTACAGCTTCACGGGGAACTACGGCGTCGTGATCCTCATCATCACCCTCCTGCAGAAGGTCGCATTCCTGCCCCTCACCCAGAAGAGCCTGAAGTCCATGCAGGGAATGCAGACGCTGCAGCCCAAAATAGCCGCGATCCGGGAGCGGCACAAGGGCAACACCCAGCGGATCAATCAGGAAACCATGGAGCTGTACAAGCGCCACGGGGTGAACCCCCTGGGGGGATGCCTTCCGATGCTCGTCCAGATCCCCATCTTCATTGCGCTCTATAACGCCCTGAGCAATTCGGTGGAGCTCTGGCGGGCCCCCTTTGCCCTGTGGATCGATGACCTCTCGGCCCCGGACACCCTCTTCGTCCTCCCCTTCGCCGTCCCATTTGTGGGCGAGGGGGTCGCGGTCCGGGTCCTGCCCCTTCTGATGGGGGCGAGCATGTTCGTCCAGCAGAAGATGACCCCCACCGCCGGGGACCCCCGCCAGGCGCAGATGATGCTCTACATGATGCCGACCTTGTTCACCTTCCTCTTCTGGAGCTTCCCCTCCGGCCTCGTCCTGTACTGGCTCGGGAGCAACGTCCTCCAGATCGGTCACCAGCACTACATGAACCGGTTCGTCCGGAAGCCTGCCGCCGCGGAGGCGTAGGGCGCCCCATGGCCGGCGAGCCGGTTCCCCTCTCGGACCGGGTGTTCCTCCTGCCGGGTCCCGTGAATATGTTCCTCCTGCGGGAGGGGCGGGCCTGCGTCGCCGTGGACACCGGGCTGACGGCAGACGCCGGCCGCCGCGTCCTCCGAGCGGTGGAGGGGCTGGGCGGGGAGCTGGTGGCCATCGTGAACAGCCACGCCCATGCGGATCACTTCGGGGGGAACGCCTTCCTTCTGAAGCGGACGGCCGCCGAGGTGTACGCGCCCGCCCAGGAGGAGGCGATCCTCCGGTACCCGGACCTGGAGCCCTTTTATCTGTTCGGGGCCGCGCCCCCCGCGGAGCTGACGAGCCGGCTCCTGCGGGCCGAGGCAAGCCGGGTGGACCGGATCGTCGACGGGGATCTTCTGCTGGCCGGCCTGACGGTTCGGTCGGTGCCGGCCCCGGGGCACTCGATCAACCAGTACGCGTTTCAGGTGGACGACGTTTTCCTGGCCGCCGACGCGCTCTTCGGGGAGGAGGCCCTCGCCAAGCACCAGGTAGTGTACTGCTATGACCCGAGGAGACACCGGGAGACGCTGGATCTCCTGGGGGGGATCACGGCTCGGATCACGGTTCCGTCGCATGGGCCACCGACGGCCGAGAGTCCGGCGCTGCTTGAAGCCAACCGCCGCAACCTGGAGGGGACCCGCAGGGCGGTTCTGGGTGCCCTGGGGAGCCCCGGTCTCGCCGAGGAGGTCGCGGCGCGGGTGACCGACCTGCTCGGCCTGCAACCTACCCTCGAGGCGTACCATCTGAATCTCAGCACCATCAAGGGGCATCTCGCCGCCCTCAGGGCCGAGGGGCTCGCGGCCTTCCGGTTCGAGAAGGGCCGCCTCCTCTGGGAGCGGGGATGAGCGGTTCCGCCCTGGCCGCCCTGCTGGCCCAGGGTCTCCGGGAGATCGGCCTTCCCCTGGGGGACACCCCCATCCAGCAACTCCTCCTCTACGCCATGGAGATCGGCCGCTGGACGGAGCGGGTCAATCTGACCGGCTTCAGGGAGCCGGAGCGAGTCGTGCGCGAGGGGATCCTGCGATCGCTGCGTCTCCTGCCTTTCCTGCCCGAGGAAGAGGGGGTCCCGCTTGCTGATGTGGGGAGCGGGGCCGGCTTTCCCGGCATCCCGCTCAAGGTGGCCAGGCCAGGCCTGAGGGTTACCC encodes the following:
- the rpmH gene encoding 50S ribosomal protein L34, whose translation is MKRTYQPNRSKRKRTHGFRERMRTPAGRNVLKRRRAKGRRRLAV
- a CDS encoding MBL fold metallo-hydrolase, which gives rise to MAGEPVPLSDRVFLLPGPVNMFLLREGRACVAVDTGLTADAGRRVLRAVEGLGGELVAIVNSHAHADHFGGNAFLLKRTAAEVYAPAQEEAILRYPDLEPFYLFGAAPPAELTSRLLRAEASRVDRIVDGDLLLAGLTVRSVPAPGHSINQYAFQVDDVFLAADALFGEEALAKHQVVYCYDPRRHRETLDLLGGITARITVPSHGPPTAESPALLEANRRNLEGTRRAVLGALGSPGLAEEVAARVTDLLGLQPTLEAYHLNLSTIKGHLAALRAEGLAAFRFEKGRLLWERG
- the yidC gene encoding membrane protein insertase YidC; its protein translation is MEKRALLASALAILILIAWQVFFAPGPPRPKGEKSAEAPAALPATGLKPAAPAPPRRPPVAVRQPQREEQIRLETDLLQITLTNQGGAVLSWRIRQYTDEAGQPLDLAPARAPGEPPLSLAAWVEGGQGPDQLLEVVSRPSGVPGEPQTVLFRTAEGGGLILEKRLTVHPGKYQVDLDLRLINTGAGATTPNLRVAWGPGFRGTAKDGATQRGQAVALVGGKRVTEDVTKVNGEVEHKGEVAWVAVQDTYFAAALVPVGGSAAAVFQKGVGDRPVAALRFAGTALPAGAERTLAVHVFGGPKEVERLRDLGQDLDRLVDLGWFDFLARPALYLMKFLYSFTGNYGVVILIITLLQKVAFLPLTQKSLKSMQGMQTLQPKIAAIRERHKGNTQRINQETMELYKRHGVNPLGGCLPMLVQIPIFIALYNALSNSVELWRAPFALWIDDLSAPDTLFVLPFAVPFVGEGVAVRVLPLLMGASMFVQQKMTPTAGDPRQAQMMLYMMPTLFTFLFWSFPSGLVLYWLGSNVLQIGHQHYMNRFVRKPAAAEA
- the yidD gene encoding membrane protein insertion efficiency factor YidD, with the translated sequence MSRLPARVAAWLIALYQAWISPALPPACRFLPTCSAYAREAIGRYGLWWGGWLALRRFLRCHPLGASGFDPVPSRRIGRAR